The window ggagggaaggaaggaaggaagaaaggaatggatggaggaagggagaaaggaaagaaaagaaagggagaaagaagaaagaataaggaaaaggaaggaaggaagaaagaaaaagaaaagaggaagggcaATGTGCTATTTACAGAAGGCTGCCAGTGAATGAATGTGAAAAGAATGTTAGATTTAGAAAACTCACCATTTTGCAGACTCTAGTGAAGTAAATTGATTCAGAAATGGaccatcaatggatgctaaaatcaCTGGTCTAAGTGAATGGTCTAAGATTAtcacccgccccgccccccccgacCTACAAATTACTTATGTAAAAGTGCCCTGAAAATGGAAAGATCTGGCAGACACCTTAGCCAAGTGATCGATCTCAGCATCACCAATAATGAGACAAAAGGATGTTTCTCTTGATTCAAGGCAGTGAAAAATACATATCAACTCTGTAGCATTCTAACCAAAAACATTCCACCTGAAATccttagaaaatagaaaaacccagTTTGTGGGACATTCTATGAATAACCGCCTAGACCCTTCAAAAATAACAATGACACAAGATACACCTATCCACCCACCTCCAACTTctaaaaggaaactaaagagacATGAGAACTATGTGTGCAATGTGTGACCCTAGAGTTAGATCCTGGATCTGGGGACAGGGGCTAAAGAGAACTACTACCGTTATTGGAACAGTTGGGGCAATTTAAATATGTTCATATTAAATACTATTATTGTATCATTGTTAAGTTTCTTGGGTATGATCGTGATACTCTGGTCGTGTTGAGGAATGTCCTTGTTCTTGGGACATACAAGCTGAAGTATTCAAGGCTAAAGTGCCAGAATGACAGCAACCGATTTCAAGTAATTCaccttccacccctccccaaaaaaagaaagaaaaaaatgtgtattgagATGCCAATGTGGCAAATGTTAACAATTGGTGAATCTAAGTGAAGGGTACACATAGTTTATTGAACTATTTCTTTCAGCTCTCTGTAACTTTGAAAAGTCTCAAAGAGCTGGAGAAAATAGAAACTCAATTCCCTGGTTACTGCTACCCATTAACCCCGTGCTTCACTGCCACCATTTGTCCGCATTAACCTGCCCACAAGTAGTCTTTCCTCATAACCAGAGAAAAATGTCAAGGCCCAGCCTCGAATGCCACCTCTCCAAAAGCTTTCTGTGATCTCAAAGCCTCAAAGTTTTTCTCTGGACCCTGACAGTACTCTGCCTTCTCCACCCACCGTGGCACAGGTTCCTGCCTACCTTCTCTACCTCACCAGACTGGAAGCTCCTGCAAGGCAGAGACCTGTCTACCAATTGTAATTTATATAGAGAGAACCCAGAATGTGCtttcaatatttgtaaaataaacgCCATTTTCCAAGACGACAAATACCTTGGGCATGTGGAAATCTGCTCCCAGGTGCTCAGCTTTTCCATGCTCCAAATTCTCTTGTGCAGAACCCATCAAGCTCTATTGATCTTTCTTTGGGCTTATTCATATTCAATGAATTTTGTTAGTGGGCtatctatttttaagaattagTGTGGGTTCCAGCAGTCCGCAAGCTGTCATTGGCTCcacaggggaagggggggggggggtgcccaggcaaaaaaaaaaaaaaaagaattcaagtgtgggggcacctgggtggcttagttgattgaatgtccgactctgggtttcagctcaggtcatgatctcacagtttgtgagatcgagccctgcaccagattctgctctgacagtgtggaacctgcctaggactccctccctctctcgctgcccctcccctgctcgcgtacTCTCTaactctaaataaacaaacattaaaaaaaaaagttttttggggatcctaggtggctcagtcagttaagcatctgacttcggctcaggtcatgatcttgcagttcgtgaggtcaagtcctgcgtcaggctctgtgctgacagctcagagcctggaacctgcctcagattctgtgtctctctctctctctgcccctcccccactcacactctgtttctctctctctcaaaaataaagattaaaaaaaaagtattcagtaTTTCagtaagttttcattaaaaaaaacttgcaaaaagTCAatgtaaaattggaaaaaaaaaaagttttcgaGTGTGCATATACGTTGGGCCTAATAATACCCAGAAGCATTTTTTGAGTTATTTGTGAGTAACTTGTGGTCATTTCTTGATGTTTcctcatctctttttcttctccaaccCTTACCCCATCAACATTCTGGGACGGTGGTGGAGACTGCTAGCCTGATACCTTAGAGTATCAGTGAAGTGGTGCTAAGGTGATGTCAACAAAAGAAGAGAATGGTTTCCATCTCACCTTTTCCATTATCCCACATGTTCCTTCGTGGACTCCACTCCACACCTGCTACAGTATGCTCTAGAAGGTTCTATGCAAAGGTCTATTCCCTAGCCAGGCTGTCTCCTGAGGGATAGGATTCCTGGCTTCCTGTGTTCCCAGTTCTAGCACTCGGTCACAGAGTAACTGCAAATGCCAACTGCTATCTCCTATtagttttctctcctgttttcctcGTGTGCCACTTGATTTCAGTAATTGTCATTTacagaaatgatttctttttcaaatcttatTGGTCATTTTTTATGATCTCAGTACACTTTTAATAACTTCCTTTGTTTAAACacattaaactataaaaaaaattttatgtttatttttgagagagagagagatgcaaagtatgaacgggggagggtagagagagggagatacagaatccaaagcaggcgccaggctctgagctgtcagcagagcccgatgtggggctcaaactcacaaaccacgaaatcgtgacctaagcagaagtcagacgcttaaccaactgagccacccaggtgcacctagaaTATACTTCTCTTATGTACCACTTACAATTCCCTCTCTGTGACATTCATTTGACAACTTAAtagtacatatttcttttttttctttttaagtaaactgtaCCCTCAACaaggggttcaaattcacaatcccaacatcaagagttgcatgctctcccaactgagcccagttgggaaaaagagaaaaaagagagtagGGATGACAAAACAGGGCAGCAAAACTTGGGATGCTGGTCTCATCCATGATACCTGGAAGCCCCTGAGAGAGATCAGACGAATTACTTTAGGGAATACTGAAATGAAATTCTTGAACATACAGAATGTAGAATTCTTTTCCACTGTGACATGACTTTATTGGTCTCCTTAGGAATCAGGAGCGCAAAAAGGAACTAGACGGAAAGCAGATTGTGACTGCCAGAGCCTTGGGGGAGTGGCAAACACGGAGCACCTGCTTAACGGGTCCAAGGTCATGAAAAGGTTTGGAGAAAGCTAGCAATGGCCACACAGTGTTGTGAATGTACTTATTACCACCAAGTGGTACccttttaaatggttaaaatggtaaatttgatgTTGTATGCACTTTACCATaatctaaaaaagtaaaaatgaaagaaaaaaaaccactcatGAATGCCTCCTAAAGACCTGGAGCCATGGCAAACATACACTGGTTGCATTCAGTGTGCAGAGGGACGGAAGTGTAAATCAGACTACATGACAACTTCAAGAGGGATCTCCAAATCGCTTCTATCAGAAAGCTCCTCTGTGGGAGTGAGACAATTGGCAGGCACTCAGCCACCACCCCACGAGGCCCTGCCCCCAAAACCTTCAAGAAAGAAGCACTCAAATACCAACAAGACGTATttcaaatagtttaattttaaaaatattctattcagTGCTAAAATATGTCTTCACTCACTGTTgcccatttccattttcttaaacttttttgaacaaaaaataaaatcacaaagttCAATTAAACATGCAGATTTCAAAGAAGAGGGAACTTTCTAGAAAGTCTGAGCTGAAGGAGTACTGTGGGGGATGGGTACTGTTGGCAGAACCTCAAATCCTTGCTGGGGCAGAGTCTGTGGCAAGAGGCAGGGGATGCTGGAATGAAACATACAGGTGAGACCAGGGAaagctgtgtgtgtatgtgtgtctgcgtgtgtctgcgtgtgtgtgtgtgttggggaaagGGGGTGGTTGCAGCAGGGGACAAAGGACTGTCAGCAGCTGGAGAGCCCATGAGAGGCAGGATAACCTCAGGAATGGGCAGAAGTGTCAGGACAGAAATCTATACAGACTTTTCCGCCCTCGTGCacagccttcccttccctccaaaGTCTCTACCAGGCCTTCTCCAACAGCAGCTTACAGGCCCCTAGCCTGATAGGAAAGTCCATGAATCTACAGTCTCCATTCAAGTTCAAGTAACCCTGGGCACTCTCTTCTCTAGAGGGTGCCTTCCACATCTCCTTCCACATCCTCCTGTAGAAGAGCCAGCGGCTCAGTCCAGAGGTTCTGGAGCAGAGACTGCTACCTGGAGGTGACAGATGAACCTTGGGATGGCTGACACCCCAGCCTACTTGGGGTGCAAAAAGAACATGAGTGCTCCTCTTCTCAGGAGCAAGCAAACACAGGTGCCAGGGATGGGAAGATGATGCTATCACCCCAAGTCCTATGTCACCCTTCCAGCCCAGAAGGCTCCTATGTGCAAGCTCTGGAGCCCAGTGCTTGCCCTTACCCCAGCAACAAAGCACGGCCAGAACCAGAATGCAATAAATAGAGGCAGGGGGCCAGGAGGCGAAGGGCGCCAGGATGGTGCTAGCTTTCTGATGCTGTCTGCGGCACTGCGGGTTGGTCCACACAGAAGCGTTTCaggggtggggcacctgagtcttcctcttcctcagcaATCTAGGAGCAGTCAGAGCATGAAATTATAGGACCATCCCTCTGTACCAGAACCTCCCCATCCACCCTAATTACAGCCCAGAAGCCCACCCCAACCTTCTTGCAGATAAACAAACCTCTTCCCCTACCTTATAACCTGGAGACACCAGCTTCCCTTGCTGCCTCCCCACCCTGGTCATAGCACATCTGATGCTGTCAGCTCCAGTTCGCATCAACAGAGTCCGGACTTGTTTTTAGAAATGGGGAAACCCAAAGTGGCTCCTTACCTGTGTCTCTAGTGGAACTGGTTCTTCCTTCGTGAGGGTGGGAGGTTCATCAGCAACTTCTGAAGCGGGCAGGGAGGGCTCTGCAAAAGCAGCAATGTCAGTATAACTGCAGGGCCTCCTGAGACAGGAGACTCCTGTGGAATCTCCCTCAAGCTGGGGGAGCTTCCCTAAGAGCTATGTGGAGGCACCTTGGGGAAGAGCAACACTGGCCAGAGAATCAATATATGTCATCAGAAGAAATTTACAGGATATAATGCAAAGAGCATAATCTCTGAAGTCAGAAGGAATGAAATTGGAGACATCCGGTTCCACCAGTTGCTAGCTATGTGATCTCAGACAAGCAGTTTACCCTTTCTAGGATTCTACTTTGTCATCTGTACATGGTAGAGATGACAGCTGCTATCTCATAGGGTCTTTGAGAAAATTATACCAAATATCAAACATGAAAAGTGCCTtacacagagcctggcactcAATTgtgttgcttgttttcttctttcattctgtgaGAGGGGAAAACACAACCCTTCCCCAAAACAGCTCAAACATTGACAAATGGCTCAAGGCTGCCAGGTCGATCTTCTCTAACCTCTTCCTCTAAAGAACAGAAACATCAAGAGCACAGGCCCTTCCAAGATGCTCATCCTGGGCCAACTGCGACTCACCCTCGAGGATCTCCTGGCCCAGAGTAGGGGGCTGGGAGTCATCTGTGCGGAAGTCAGAGGTGTGTGCTGGGCTCAGGGACTCActctgctgggggctggggcttgaGTTGGTGCTGCTGTCCACCTTGAGTTGATAGACGTCAGACACAGAACTCTGGTTGCTGTTTTCATCTGAAAACCAAACATGACAAAGGCAACAGCTGAGAGTAGTCATTTTTCTTGAGAGTAGTCATTTTTCTTGAGAGTAATGGTACAAGAGCCAAGAGCCTGGTGTCTCCTTAGACAGCCATGGGCACGACCAAACACAATGATCGCTGCTGCAGATGCCCCCAGAAccaaaggcaaacaaacaaaggtAGGACAAATTATCCACAGTCTAAGAGagttcatttaaacattttctgtttcacAACATATATTCTCAGCGCCAGATGCAGCCAAAATCTTTAAGTTCATGCAACATTTACATTTCAGGAAGGTCAGGGTATACTTAGTAATCCCTTCTTTCTTACTCACCAACTATAGTTTGGACCGGGTATTTTCTCACTGTCCAGTGGAAAGGAGTGATGTAGCTGTGCCTCTCAACCTTTCTCACAACACGAGAGGTGTAGAAAATGCTAAAATCTGCCTGGCATTCTCGGCTATCTCAAGGCACGTGGTGGTATCTAGAGGCAGTCACTCGGGCCCTTCAGTGGCCCAGGCTCCACTTGGCCACCTCAAGGACCAAGAAATTCCCATCTGGCATAGTCTGTCTGAAGGCTTAAAATCACCACCTAAGTTAAAAACTAAGGAGTCAAaaactccttcctttccctcccctccagcagctggTCACCAAATCTGTTCCAGCCTACCGCTCTGACATCCGTGGTGttcattccttcctctcctgccacCTTAGTTCAGGCCTCCTTGTCTCTGGCTTGGCCTCCTGCAACAGGCACCTGACTGCCCTTCCTTCAGTCTCCCGTACTCCAGCCCACACTTCACGCCGTTGCCAGAGAGATCCCTCTAAATCCTTCAGCGATTCTCTGCTGCACAAAGGATACAATTCAAACTCCAGGGCTACCCTGGGTAGGCACAGATAGCCCTATCACAACTTACAAGATCTTTTCTGA is drawn from Leopardus geoffroyi isolate Oge1 chromosome E3, O.geoffroyi_Oge1_pat1.0, whole genome shotgun sequence and contains these coding sequences:
- the BCL7B gene encoding B-cell CLL/lymphoma 7 protein family member B, producing MSGRSVRAETRSRAKDDIKKVMAAIEKVRKWEKKWVTVGDTSLRIFKWVPVTDSKEKEKSKSNSSAAREPNGFPSDASANSSLLLEFQDENSNQSSVSDVYQLKVDSSTNSSPSPQQSESLSPAHTSDFRTDDSQPPTLGQEILEEPSLPASEVADEPPTLTKEEPVPLETQIAEEEEDSGAPPLKRFCVDQPAVPQTASES